From the Leptospira sp. WS60.C2 genome, one window contains:
- a CDS encoding sulfate/molybdate ABC transporter ATP-binding protein, translating into MPIEIQNVQKTFGSFTALKDVNLTIPDGELVALLGPSGSGKTTLLRIIAGLEEPSSGSVRFVGEQLSQSKIQNGEVGFVFQHYALFRHMTIAENIAFGLEVRPKTTRPSKKEIQEKVTKLLTLIQLETFHNRYPHELSGGQRQRVALARALAIEPKFLLLDEPFGALDAKVRKELRNWLRRLHDEIHITSVFVTHDQEEALEVSDRIVILNKGQLEQVGSPDEVYNKPKSPFVFHFLGDVNLFHGRIEEGKTKIGNLALETAEHENIKESDAVAYVRPYDVEIVREKEQGIAAEIQYIHSTGRNVRVELKRIDTGTLIESVLEQETYKYLNLLPGETVYLRIKKAKVYVEDFSI; encoded by the coding sequence ATGCCAATCGAAATACAGAATGTACAAAAAACCTTTGGATCTTTTACAGCATTAAAAGATGTCAATTTGACCATTCCTGATGGAGAACTTGTGGCTCTCCTTGGTCCCTCTGGATCTGGAAAAACCACTTTACTTCGTATCATCGCAGGCCTTGAGGAACCAAGTTCGGGTTCTGTGCGTTTTGTAGGGGAACAATTGTCTCAGTCCAAAATCCAAAATGGAGAAGTTGGATTTGTTTTCCAACATTATGCTCTCTTTCGGCACATGACCATTGCCGAAAACATTGCTTTTGGTTTGGAAGTAAGGCCCAAAACCACTCGGCCATCGAAAAAAGAAATCCAAGAGAAGGTGACAAAGCTACTCACCCTCATCCAACTCGAAACATTTCACAACCGTTATCCACATGAACTCTCTGGAGGTCAAAGACAACGTGTGGCCCTTGCTCGTGCCCTTGCCATTGAACCCAAATTTTTATTACTCGATGAGCCTTTTGGCGCTCTCGATGCCAAGGTAAGAAAGGAACTTCGCAATTGGTTACGAAGGTTGCATGATGAAATTCACATCACAAGTGTGTTTGTCACCCATGACCAAGAAGAAGCTTTGGAGGTGAGTGACAGGATTGTGATCTTAAATAAAGGCCAACTCGAACAAGTAGGGAGCCCTGACGAAGTGTATAACAAACCAAAGTCCCCTTTCGTCTTTCATTTCTTAGGTGATGTGAATCTGTTTCATGGTCGTATCGAAGAAGGAAAAACCAAAATTGGAAATCTGGCATTGGAGACGGCCGAACATGAAAACATCAAAGAGTCTGATGCCGTTGCCTACGTGCGCCCGTATGATGTGGAAATTGTTCGAGAAAAAGAACAAGGCATTGCCGCGGAGATCCAATACATCCATTCCACGGGTCGTAATGTGCGCGTGGAGTTAAAACGTATCGATACGGGCACCCTCATTGAGTCAGTCCTTGAGCAGGAAACTTATAAATACCTGAATTTGCTACCGGGGGAGACTGTTTACCTTCGGATCAAAAAAGCAAAGGTCTACGTGGAAGACTTCTCTATCTAA
- the cysW gene encoding sulfate ABC transporter permease subunit CysW, whose product MKAKLLPLFLILLAYTLFGVLLLLPIYTVFSEAFSEGWDKYYASITSEYALFAIGLTIKVSFVSVVLNTFFGITAAFAITRFSFPGKNLLITIIDSPFAVSPVVSGLIFLLLFGRQGTLGAFLSEHNIKIVFNTPGLILATVFITFPFVARELIPLMQSQGREEEEAGLLLGASFFQLFYRIILPNIKWGLLYGIILCNARAMGEFGAVSVLSGHIRGKTTTLPLYIEMLYNEFDSVGAFACATLLVFLSLLTLIFKLILEKRTERS is encoded by the coding sequence ATGAAAGCGAAACTTTTACCCCTATTTCTTATTTTACTCGCTTACACTTTGTTCGGTGTACTCTTACTTTTGCCCATTTATACAGTGTTTTCAGAGGCTTTCTCGGAAGGTTGGGATAAATACTACGCTTCTATCACCAGTGAATATGCGCTCTTTGCCATCGGGCTTACCATCAAAGTTTCCTTCGTATCAGTGGTGTTAAACACATTTTTTGGAATTACCGCGGCCTTTGCCATCACACGTTTTAGCTTTCCTGGAAAAAACCTTCTCATCACGATCATCGATTCTCCTTTTGCCGTTTCCCCCGTAGTTTCTGGGCTCATCTTTTTATTGTTATTCGGAAGACAAGGAACACTTGGTGCATTTTTATCAGAACACAATATCAAAATTGTGTTCAACACACCTGGTCTGATTTTAGCAACTGTCTTTATCACCTTTCCTTTTGTGGCAAGGGAACTCATCCCGCTCATGCAAAGCCAAGGTCGAGAAGAAGAGGAAGCAGGGTTGTTACTTGGTGCCAGTTTCTTTCAGTTATTCTATCGTATTATTTTACCTAACATCAAATGGGGTTTGTTATACGGCATCATACTTTGTAATGCAAGAGCCATGGGAGAATTTGGAGCAGTTTCTGTTCTCAGTGGCCACATTCGTGGAAAAACAACAACCCTTCCCTTGTACATTGAAATGTTATACAATGAGTTTGATTCCGTTGGTGCCTTTGCTTGTGCTACCTTACTTGTGTTTTTATCCCTTCTTACCCTTATCTTCAAATTGATTTTGGAAAAACGAACCGAGAGATCCTGA
- the cysT gene encoding sulfate ABC transporter permease subunit CysT translates to MPIETRPYKKIHLGISLGYTVFYSSAVVIIPLLGLFYHSLGIGFTGILEVFTEERIRSALFLSFGVGFISAILNLFIGFLFAWVLVRYNFPFKKFFDTLIDLPFTLPTAVAGIALTTIYSKTGIIGSFFERWGIQIAYTPIGIVIALVFIGFPFVVRTVQPVIEELPKELEESARCLGATPFQTFRKVILPELWPSLLAGTGMAFARSIGEYGSVVFISGNLPGKTEILPLLIVTKLEQYEFEKATSIALVMLLTSFFFMFLINFFQERASKKLT, encoded by the coding sequence ATGCCAATAGAAACACGACCGTATAAAAAAATACACTTAGGAATTAGCTTAGGTTATACAGTTTTTTATTCCTCTGCGGTCGTCATCATTCCGTTACTCGGACTGTTTTATCACTCCCTGGGGATTGGATTCACAGGGATATTGGAAGTGTTTACGGAAGAACGCATTCGATCGGCGCTCTTTTTGAGTTTTGGAGTTGGTTTTATTTCTGCAATTCTCAATCTTTTCATTGGATTCTTATTTGCTTGGGTACTTGTTCGTTACAACTTTCCTTTCAAAAAATTCTTTGATACCTTAATCGATTTACCGTTCACTTTGCCCACAGCGGTGGCAGGGATTGCCTTAACCACAATTTATTCCAAAACAGGAATCATCGGATCCTTTTTCGAGCGATGGGGAATCCAAATCGCGTATACCCCGATTGGGATTGTGATCGCTCTTGTTTTTATAGGTTTTCCTTTTGTCGTGCGAACCGTACAACCAGTCATCGAAGAACTTCCCAAAGAATTAGAAGAAAGTGCAAGGTGCCTCGGTGCCACACCCTTTCAAACCTTTAGAAAAGTAATCTTACCAGAACTTTGGCCCTCTCTCCTTGCGGGTACTGGTATGGCATTTGCTCGTAGCATCGGCGAATATGGATCTGTTGTTTTTATTTCGGGAAACCTTCCTGGTAAAACAGAAATCCTTCCCCTTCTTATCGTCACCAAACTAGAACAATACGAGTTTGAAAAAGCAACATCGATTGCCCTTGTGATGTTACTCACATCCTTTTTCTTTATGTTCCTCATCAATTTTTTCCAAGAAAGGGCTTCGAAAAAACTCACATGA
- a CDS encoding sulfate ABC transporter substrate-binding protein: MKKISQFLQFKPSFSVILSIFLGFGIAISLAAESSFLHVSFDPTRELYEEINQSFLKSWKAKKGSEFSIQQSHGGSGKQARAVIDGLDADVVSLALAYDIDNIANKSKLIESNWQTKLPNKSTPYYSTIIFLVRKSNPKKIKDWDDIVKPGISIITPNPKTSGGARWNYLAAYGFAKRKYKSEEKATEFIKALYQNTSVLDTGARGSTTTFVNRGIGDVLITWENEAKLALDEEKRSGKNSLEVVYPSESIKAETPVAVVTKTATEKGNLEKATAYLEFLFTKEGQTIIAKHFFRPIDPVVAKATAKDFPNLKLFSLSELGETWDSAQKKHFADGGTFDTIYKTK, encoded by the coding sequence ATGAAAAAAATATCCCAATTCCTCCAATTTAAACCGAGTTTTTCTGTCATCTTGTCCATATTTTTAGGTTTTGGGATTGCCATCTCCCTTGCGGCAGAGTCCAGCTTTCTGCATGTTTCCTTTGATCCCACTCGCGAATTGTATGAAGAAATCAACCAATCGTTCCTAAAATCTTGGAAGGCGAAAAAAGGATCTGAATTTTCAATCCAACAATCCCACGGTGGTTCGGGAAAACAAGCTCGTGCCGTGATTGATGGTTTGGATGCTGATGTCGTGAGTCTTGCTTTGGCGTATGATATCGATAATATTGCCAACAAATCAAAGTTAATTGAATCAAATTGGCAAACCAAACTACCGAACAAAAGTACCCCTTACTACTCGACCATTATTTTCCTTGTTCGAAAATCCAATCCAAAAAAAATCAAAGACTGGGATGACATTGTAAAACCAGGAATTTCCATCATCACTCCAAACCCAAAAACAAGTGGTGGTGCCCGTTGGAATTATTTAGCCGCTTATGGGTTTGCAAAACGAAAGTATAAATCAGAAGAAAAAGCTACAGAATTTATCAAAGCATTGTATCAGAATACATCCGTTCTTGATACAGGAGCAAGAGGTTCTACCACTACGTTTGTAAACCGAGGGATTGGAGATGTTCTCATCACTTGGGAAAATGAAGCAAAACTCGCGTTAGATGAAGAAAAACGTTCTGGAAAAAACAGCCTAGAAGTGGTTTATCCTTCTGAATCAATCAAAGCAGAAACCCCAGTGGCTGTAGTGACGAAAACTGCGACTGAAAAAGGAAATTTAGAGAAAGCGACTGCTTATTTAGAATTTCTGTTTACCAAAGAAGGCCAAACCATCATTGCGAAACACTTCTTTCGACCCATTGACCCTGTCGTGGCAAAAGCCACAGCGAAAGATTTTCCGAATCTCAAATTATTTTCTCTATCCGAATTAGGGGAAACATGGGACTCTGCACAGAAAAAACATTTTGCGGATGGTGGAACCTTTGATACCATCTACAAAACCAAATAA
- a CDS encoding flagellar hook-length control protein FliK, with product MNVKVDSQNVIPFPQVDLRPGKRDGADLNALAVRESFGEILEREFQIHSDKPKSTTEWKPLNAEKQSYESHKESDSKLELENKSNPTIDEMQRGNETSVQKNKEDEVEETEEEELDRDALEYSISILSNHSLFEKNFTAANETNESQKKEKTISQSLQKSGEKNPAYVSKESKSFVEETQRLTESFSKLDPMDLQKNLDSKKQTLRDASSSNLVLFPNAQKKGKTEIAGNEKNSISNPNTQKLESNPNSMSISSFLMSKDKGIRGLEADGQMDGSLRKFDTKGKTSKNNKWEGQSLESLAEKENTNVVMTSDKMIRSLGFKEKEFQKLNDNKTQLQTEKQKADASLGIQITNVSSSKMGEENGKSFEDKGSKPGFSLHSVEHKLQSKMEDVKNTEKAAKPKETNLKQNLDELIKQAKFDIVQNGKSSAEIIMNPKEYGRLTLKVTVDGEKVEGRILVESEELQKSLQNEIQTIKENLKESGLDLQSLIVDLWEETSQFADRQNQNELYQTLVETAKNRGKMGILETEEGLDLEGISPATDSQVLEFFA from the coding sequence ATGAATGTTAAAGTTGATTCACAAAACGTAATTCCCTTTCCTCAAGTTGATTTGAGACCAGGCAAACGTGATGGTGCTGATTTAAATGCGCTGGCTGTGAGAGAAAGTTTTGGTGAAATTTTGGAACGAGAATTCCAAATCCATTCCGACAAACCGAAGTCAACAACGGAATGGAAACCCTTAAACGCAGAAAAACAATCTTATGAATCCCATAAAGAGTCAGATTCAAAATTAGAATTAGAGAACAAATCAAACCCAACAATAGATGAAATGCAAAGAGGGAATGAAACTTCGGTCCAAAAAAACAAGGAAGACGAAGTGGAAGAAACAGAAGAAGAGGAATTGGATCGTGATGCTTTAGAATACAGCATAAGCATTTTGTCAAATCACTCTCTTTTTGAGAAGAACTTCACTGCTGCGAATGAAACAAACGAATCTCAGAAAAAGGAAAAAACAATTTCGCAGTCCCTTCAAAAATCAGGTGAAAAAAATCCTGCATATGTTTCCAAAGAATCGAAGAGTTTTGTAGAAGAAACACAAAGGTTAACAGAGAGTTTTTCTAAATTGGATCCAATGGATTTGCAAAAGAATCTGGATTCCAAGAAACAAACGTTACGTGATGCTTCTTCTTCCAATTTAGTTTTATTTCCAAATGCTCAAAAAAAAGGGAAAACGGAAATTGCTGGTAACGAAAAAAATTCCATTTCAAATCCAAACACACAGAAATTGGAATCGAATCCAAATTCGATGTCAATCTCTTCCTTTTTAATGTCCAAAGACAAAGGGATTCGTGGTTTAGAAGCCGATGGTCAAATGGATGGATCTCTTCGTAAATTTGATACAAAAGGAAAGACTTCCAAAAATAATAAATGGGAAGGCCAATCCTTAGAGTCTCTCGCAGAAAAAGAAAATACGAATGTAGTGATGACTTCTGATAAGATGATCCGCTCACTCGGTTTCAAAGAAAAAGAATTCCAAAAACTGAACGATAACAAAACACAACTCCAAACTGAGAAACAGAAAGCTGATGCTTCCCTTGGCATACAAATCACGAATGTTTCTTCTTCCAAAATGGGAGAAGAGAATGGAAAGTCTTTTGAAGACAAAGGATCCAAACCAGGTTTTTCCCTTCATTCAGTAGAACACAAACTCCAATCAAAAATGGAAGATGTCAAAAACACTGAGAAGGCTGCAAAACCAAAAGAAACGAATCTAAAACAAAACTTAGATGAACTCATCAAACAAGCAAAGTTTGACATTGTACAAAATGGAAAGTCAAGTGCGGAAATCATCATGAACCCTAAAGAATACGGTCGCCTAACGCTAAAAGTGACGGTGGATGGAGAAAAGGTAGAAGGCCGAATTTTAGTGGAATCAGAAGAATTGCAAAAATCTCTTCAAAACGAAATCCAAACGATTAAAGAAAACTTAAAAGAATCGGGTCTCGACTTACAATCGCTCATTGTCGATTTGTGGGAAGAAACTAGTCAGTTTGCTGACAGGCAAAACCAAAACGAACTCTACCAAACACTTGTCGAAACTGCAAAAAACCGAGGAAAAATGGGAATTTTGGAAACGGAAGAAGGTTTGGATCTAGAGGGGATTTCTCCTGCAACGGATTCGCAAGTCTTAGAATTTTTCGCATAA
- the flgE gene encoding flagellar hook protein FlgE: protein MMRSLYSGVSGLKNHQVRMDVIGNNISNVNTHGFKTERVTFQDMISQELQGASEPNERIGGTNPKQVGLGSLIAAIDKIMTQGALQTTGKNTDLAVSGEGFFIVKDGDKQFYTRAGAFNVDKNGYYVNPANGLKVQGWNSRLDESGNKYINSAGSLEDIVIPLYSKEPARATQNVDFQSNLNASVAAVPADATEEDIQRYINDPDPRQRRGHVTSINVYDELGNTRQMGVEFYKMRENVWKMRFKLEDASQVSVDVSGTGGENTSVSGNTELEVSFTPDGKIISVSDGVDSQTTGKLKADISFRIPGNPTAQKFSLNLGEAGLVGGITQFSSDFTTKAVKQDGYPMGYMESFSIDNTGTVTGVFSNGVRQPLARVALANFTNPAGLNKEGDTMYSFSLNSGEANIGEAGSQGRGKINAGLLEMSNVDLSDQFTDMIVTQRGFQANSRTIVTSDQMIQEVLGLKR, encoded by the coding sequence ATGATGAGATCACTTTACTCCGGTGTTTCCGGATTGAAAAACCACCAAGTTAGAATGGATGTTATTGGTAACAACATTTCTAACGTGAATACACATGGATTTAAAACAGAACGTGTTACGTTCCAAGATATGATCTCACAAGAATTGCAAGGGGCATCTGAACCAAACGAAAGGATTGGGGGAACAAACCCAAAACAAGTAGGTCTTGGATCTCTCATTGCTGCGATTGATAAAATCATGACACAAGGTGCCTTGCAAACCACTGGAAAAAATACTGACCTTGCTGTTTCTGGCGAAGGTTTCTTTATCGTTAAAGATGGAGACAAACAGTTCTACACTCGCGCTGGTGCCTTCAACGTAGATAAAAATGGATATTATGTAAACCCAGCCAATGGACTCAAAGTACAGGGTTGGAATTCTAGACTGGATGAATCTGGAAACAAATACATCAACTCGGCAGGATCATTAGAAGACATCGTGATCCCTCTTTATTCCAAAGAACCTGCTCGTGCGACCCAAAACGTAGATTTTCAATCTAACCTCAATGCAAGTGTTGCTGCAGTGCCTGCTGATGCAACAGAAGAAGACATCCAACGTTATATCAACGATCCAGATCCTCGCCAAAGAAGAGGCCATGTAACTTCTATTAATGTGTATGATGAATTAGGAAACACTCGCCAAATGGGTGTGGAATTTTACAAAATGCGTGAAAACGTTTGGAAAATGCGTTTTAAATTAGAAGACGCAAGCCAAGTATCAGTTGACGTGAGTGGAACTGGCGGAGAAAACACAAGTGTTTCTGGAAATACAGAACTTGAAGTTTCCTTCACACCAGACGGTAAAATCATCAGTGTATCCGACGGAGTGGATTCTCAAACGACAGGAAAACTCAAAGCAGACATTTCCTTCCGTATTCCAGGAAATCCAACAGCGCAAAAATTCAGTTTGAACCTTGGGGAAGCAGGACTTGTCGGTGGAATCACTCAATTTTCATCTGACTTTACAACCAAAGCGGTAAAACAAGATGGTTATCCAATGGGTTATATGGAATCTTTTTCCATCGATAACACAGGAACTGTAACGGGAGTTTTCTCCAATGGAGTGCGTCAACCTCTTGCTCGAGTGGCTCTTGCCAACTTCACAAACCCTGCTGGTCTTAACAAAGAAGGGGACACAATGTATAGTTTCTCTCTCAACTCAGGAGAAGCAAACATTGGCGAAGCAGGAAGCCAAGGTCGTGGAAAAATCAACGCAGGACTCCTTGAGATGTCAAACGTTGACCTTTCTGACCAATTCACAGATATGATCGTGACCCAACGTGGTTTCCAAGCAAACTCTAGAACCATTGTCACATCTGACCAGATGATCCAAGAAGTTCTCGGACTCAAACGATAA
- a CDS encoding tetratricopeptide repeat protein, which yields MASIAYAPLYYSVKDVIKKETQPITLETPESVVFFSLGELQTKGENFDLKTLRIVKDMLSFQFQKTTDAVYLGIHSEISPSKQNRSEMILYGSFQWEEKGISFTPKLRYVESKSSAAGKTIFVSYEERGSLMKEVQFSLTHLLDETIRLNRLLKRNPKWVFVSEEEILSESEFVRLSEFDPKGSIDARKNALQSLDFNIEYSEWLRFQLRLEKQSEDTLKEVWKDAGNSSKISSYIRFQIAKIISQFYFSKGEYAKAVEYANAAKREKEVSKQVFHSDYADTISLIGKSLVLEGKKEDAIFYLTSARKLYETLGLLNDLYGVENTYFYGLLLHDLSQLELSAYELSSIQGQLTEEYQSIYLDYNLALVFYRLGRYEAVISLLKEQRKKIFSVSIPNFDIALQSLLLYGAAQYEIGNWSVAKSVWESILQAKSTYAIDDKVYYRSALFNLSILSLQRNHLEQSETYYKQYVKLTPYGQIQSLPSDDNFEIGKPIYPYTWSIPQGILFSDLEEKTIRSYTGRYLFQTQDEEIRARTYENRLEDTNLILDDLLNPSAYLSKSMMVLRKSLFGDLRLHERGNQVVFLDIGPALNHPEYPGITSQAVAKHFPKMEVVLWELPGEVDLFLKKVKPELKEKLYGFNNIRILSADGVGDFQTEYNDPNHWILRNRPIPSLKQKTIVIRAANSIDIYEPYTKIQPHFENLGKELKDNPVLYFFNRSILLKPKGKEKFILIGNQSVRGFHHNFQSLDRNGEPPYSILPFSISDEVMP from the coding sequence TTGGCATCAATCGCCTATGCTCCGTTATACTATTCTGTTAAAGATGTAATCAAAAAGGAAACTCAGCCGATTACGTTAGAAACACCTGAGTCGGTTGTTTTTTTTAGTTTGGGTGAGTTGCAAACCAAAGGGGAAAATTTTGATCTAAAAACCCTTCGCATTGTAAAAGATATGCTTAGTTTCCAATTCCAAAAAACAACCGATGCCGTTTATTTGGGAATTCATTCAGAGATTTCTCCATCCAAACAAAATCGTTCTGAAATGATTTTATACGGATCCTTCCAATGGGAAGAAAAAGGAATTTCATTCACACCTAAACTTCGCTATGTGGAATCAAAAAGTTCTGCGGCTGGTAAGACCATCTTTGTTTCTTATGAAGAAAGAGGGTCTCTGATGAAAGAAGTGCAATTTTCGTTAACCCATTTACTCGATGAAACCATTCGATTGAATCGCCTTCTCAAACGTAATCCCAAATGGGTGTTCGTTTCGGAGGAAGAAATTCTTTCTGAATCAGAGTTTGTTCGGCTTTCCGAGTTTGATCCCAAGGGTTCAATCGATGCAAGAAAAAATGCCCTCCAATCCTTGGACTTTAACATTGAATATTCGGAATGGCTTCGTTTTCAACTTCGCCTTGAAAAACAATCCGAAGACACCTTGAAGGAAGTATGGAAAGATGCTGGGAATAGTTCTAAAATTTCTTCCTATATTCGTTTTCAAATCGCAAAGATCATTTCTCAGTTTTATTTTTCAAAGGGAGAATACGCAAAAGCGGTCGAATATGCGAATGCTGCAAAACGGGAAAAAGAAGTTTCGAAACAAGTGTTCCATTCTGACTATGCAGATACCATTTCCTTGATTGGAAAAAGTTTGGTATTAGAAGGAAAAAAGGAAGATGCGATTTTTTACCTCACTTCTGCCAGAAAGTTATATGAAACTCTTGGCTTGTTAAATGATTTATATGGAGTTGAAAACACTTATTTTTACGGACTTTTACTTCATGATCTATCTCAGTTGGAGCTTTCTGCATACGAACTGTCTAGTATCCAAGGCCAACTGACAGAAGAATATCAGTCAATCTATTTGGATTATAACTTAGCTCTTGTATTCTATCGACTCGGTCGGTATGAGGCTGTGATTTCTCTTTTAAAAGAACAAAGAAAAAAAATCTTTTCGGTTTCCATTCCCAATTTTGATATCGCCTTACAATCCCTCTTACTCTACGGCGCAGCACAATATGAAATTGGCAATTGGAGTGTTGCTAAATCCGTTTGGGAATCCATTCTACAAGCAAAATCAACTTATGCCATCGATGACAAAGTTTACTACAGGTCCGCTCTTTTTAATTTAAGCATTCTTTCCTTACAAAGGAATCATCTAGAACAATCAGAAACATATTACAAACAATATGTAAAGTTAACACCTTATGGACAGATCCAATCTCTACCGTCCGATGACAATTTTGAAATTGGAAAACCGATCTATCCTTACACTTGGTCCATTCCACAAGGCATTCTTTTTTCTGACCTAGAAGAGAAAACAATTCGTTCGTATACAGGTCGTTATCTTTTTCAAACGCAAGATGAAGAAATTCGAGCAAGAACCTATGAAAATCGTCTCGAAGATACCAATTTGATTTTGGATGACTTACTCAATCCAAGTGCCTATCTTTCTAAATCCATGATGGTTCTCAGAAAATCATTGTTTGGTGATCTAAGACTCCATGAGCGAGGGAACCAAGTTGTTTTCTTAGACATTGGGCCCGCCCTCAACCATCCGGAGTATCCAGGAATCACATCCCAAGCTGTTGCAAAACACTTCCCTAAAATGGAAGTCGTTCTTTGGGAATTGCCTGGTGAAGTAGATCTGTTTTTAAAAAAAGTAAAACCGGAACTCAAAGAAAAACTATATGGATTTAATAACATCCGGATCCTCTCTGCCGATGGAGTTGGCGATTTCCAAACAGAATACAATGACCCAAATCATTGGATTTTGCGCAATCGTCCGATTCCTAGTTTGAAACAAAAGACCATTGTGATCCGCGCGGCAAATTCCATCGATATCTATGAACCTTATACGAAAATCCAACCGCATTTTGAGAATTTGGGAAAAGAATTAAAAGATAACCCTGTTTTGTATTTTTTCAATCGGAGTATCCTCTTAAAACCAAAAGGGAAGGAAAAGTTTATCTTAATTGGCAATCAATCCGTTAGAGGGTTTCATCATAACTTTCAAAGTTTAGATCGGAATGGTGAACCACCATACTCTATCCTTCCTTTCAGTATTAGTGATGAGGTAATGCCATGA